From a single Streptomyces sp. NBC_00377 genomic region:
- a CDS encoding type III polyketide synthase: MAAYLCPPAVIHGEHTVETSQIVQEVRDRHPHAAWAPRIDGIAASTGIETRGWMLPLETAVAPGNGGALRDVGVESAQKALAHGGFTQQEVDRVITALEAVPARQTVQERTAPAWEAVQSYGERAARGALQIAGLDATDIDCLITSHSTTPALPGLDIALANKLSLRNDVMLLPATQWACIAGTRSLALAADLVAADPDRVVLVVIAEALSTTYQPADDTIESLIVRLLFADTAVAAVVTGRPRPESVLRLDAAWHHTLPGTQDLHRLETRADGTHFVMDRRGPRAVQETVTAMWEWLRLRYQDDPDSWHPDVLLAHPGGTRVLEYMEQTMPEAWPSGLLDYSRDSYTSGNRGGAAVFDILRRAHDAGQKSGSRAVLYAAAPGLTATALEGEWL, translated from the coding sequence ATGGCCGCTTACCTCTGTCCTCCCGCCGTGATTCACGGTGAGCACACCGTGGAGACCAGCCAGATCGTGCAGGAGGTGCGCGACCGGCACCCGCATGCGGCGTGGGCGCCGCGGATCGACGGCATCGCGGCCAGTACGGGCATCGAGACCCGCGGCTGGATGCTGCCGCTGGAGACCGCCGTCGCGCCCGGCAACGGCGGCGCTCTACGGGACGTCGGCGTCGAGTCCGCCCAAAAGGCGCTGGCGCACGGCGGATTCACCCAGCAGGAGGTGGACCGCGTGATCACGGCCCTCGAGGCGGTACCGGCGCGGCAGACCGTCCAGGAGCGCACCGCCCCGGCCTGGGAAGCCGTGCAGTCCTACGGGGAGCGTGCGGCGCGCGGAGCCCTGCAAATCGCCGGGCTGGACGCCACGGACATCGACTGCCTGATCACCAGTCACTCCACCACCCCCGCGCTGCCGGGCCTGGACATCGCCCTGGCCAACAAGCTCTCGCTCCGCAACGACGTGATGCTGCTGCCGGCCACCCAGTGGGCCTGTATCGCCGGCACCCGCTCCCTGGCCCTGGCGGCGGATCTCGTGGCCGCGGACCCCGACCGGGTCGTCCTGGTCGTGATCGCCGAGGCGCTGAGCACGACCTACCAGCCCGCGGACGACACCATCGAGTCCCTGATAGTCCGCCTGCTGTTCGCGGACACCGCGGTCGCCGCGGTGGTCACGGGCCGCCCGCGGCCCGAGTCCGTGCTGCGGCTGGACGCCGCCTGGCACCACACCCTGCCCGGCACCCAGGACCTGCACCGCCTGGAGACGCGGGCGGACGGCACCCACTTCGTGATGGACCGGCGCGGGCCGCGCGCCGTACAGGAGACGGTCACCGCGATGTGGGAATGGCTGCGCCTCCGTTACCAGGACGACCCCGACTCCTGGCACCCCGACGTGCTGCTCGCGCACCCCGGCGGGACCCGGGTGCTGGAGTACATGGAGCAGACGATGCCCGAAGCGTGGCCCTCGGGACTGCTGGACTACAGCCGGGACAGCTACACCAGCGGAAACCGCGGAGGCGCCGCCGTGTTCGACATCCTGAGGCGCGCGCACGACGCGGGGCAGAAGTCGGGCAGCCGCGCCGTCCTCTACGCGGCGGCCCCGGGCCTCACCGCCACCGCCCTCGAAGGCGAGTGGCTCTAG